One genomic segment of Bacteroides caccae includes these proteins:
- a CDS encoding fimbrial protein, whose translation MKRYKLKITYFILLLLPLFASCTDEEIFQGSGVTEGVPTTVDISVGTAANTAKTRSALLESEERKIYNLYLWVFNSSGNVECSREYSRADLIQAATDLTTSTGEVDADAPTSMGLLKNISLTTGKKTLFLLANYKSDADGLFHVEPEVLNGISKYSDLEKVRAAMTVHTLFRPNGNLLMSLTQTVTVSTATKQIEVSLKRSEAKITLNLQTIAGLTFEPGTYRLGNVPGSTFIAEHAKGTDQTASWDADGVDKKSYWVSEYFQFEGDADNITTSFYMPENRKIAKKAISPASPGYNAERKGYDLRQKQLKSPVAGATDKPNLQNGETEYAPDLAPYIEFTGELRQNLATGDTPTERFGRVTYRIYLGYTAENDPANDYDIERNVHYTYNVTIKGMNDLVVEAKSDKAKEEEPAPGVEGLVYDAHRSFNFDCHYEQGLMRFKKDELAIFNPDGTLKDDAMISFAIRTPFCDKIISYTKAELEQLKNNNYIPSKEKKADTNWLKFYIHPSTLPDNGNEDMQYFSDTGANLLSLEQFLYRLMNEPDYVFNAASGLCKVTVYANEYFYEQNPMQENAPKDKNLWKTFANSPDRTFDLLVNTSHEISPDGQSRYHQAIVTIRQMSIKTVFVNSPDGMRVWGVENVNETPDLDWSVRGPSEADAFYNKYYSNGWANTWSLMSRRTGGLDETDNIMPDPMLRGKEKTLWQVMTKVNNAKLTLSKDHTNLAMKYYHATYACFTPFLRNRDNNRDGQMQANEMQWYIPSICEANMLYVAERVLPLKSRLVGHAPSDNATALFTSRAFMGSTNLTLNSPNAIIFVEESHSMTPLYNFDYQKTASPGERTPFSDVRLIRDLGILETSEDHSYHLDEIGKELSKTLINKWTEHEYLIFRADNLPANTTRASRAIYELPAHNETSQINTIYHKGFEVAQYIANTIDKPKDLKNPNRSSEYYYETWTTLMSDIEKGNSPCAYYYQKPDKSDLGTWRLPNEAELMIMAGSLFDWDDREKPKVYDFGGNLSSLNMKDGQVIHSRTGFSKRDMNGGRSFSAGYQMYFDGYLRFVTTVDTQWGGDKDRLVNDKKGYVRCVRDLE comes from the coding sequence ATGAAACGATACAAGCTGAAAATAACTTATTTTATTCTGCTGTTACTACCCCTCTTTGCATCCTGTACGGATGAAGAAATCTTTCAAGGGAGCGGTGTCACGGAGGGAGTTCCCACGACGGTGGATATAAGTGTCGGTACGGCAGCTAATACGGCCAAGACACGTTCCGCCTTACTGGAAAGTGAAGAGAGAAAAATCTATAACCTTTATCTGTGGGTTTTCAATTCTTCCGGTAACGTGGAATGCTCACGTGAGTATTCAAGAGCCGACCTTATTCAGGCTGCAACTGATCTTACAACATCCACAGGTGAAGTGGATGCAGATGCGCCCACCAGCATGGGATTGTTGAAAAATATCAGTCTTACCACAGGGAAAAAGACACTGTTTCTTCTGGCGAACTATAAATCGGATGCTGACGGGTTGTTTCATGTGGAGCCTGAAGTATTAAACGGGATTTCAAAATATTCAGACCTGGAAAAAGTAAGAGCGGCCATGACTGTTCATACCCTGTTTCGTCCGAATGGTAACTTATTGATGTCGCTAACCCAAACAGTAACGGTTTCTACCGCTACAAAACAAATCGAAGTCTCCTTGAAACGCTCGGAAGCCAAAATCACATTGAACCTGCAAACAATTGCCGGACTCACTTTTGAGCCTGGAACATATCGTCTTGGTAATGTGCCGGGATCGACCTTCATTGCGGAACATGCAAAAGGAACCGATCAGACTGCTTCATGGGATGCTGACGGGGTGGACAAAAAATCATACTGGGTTTCGGAATATTTCCAGTTCGAGGGTGATGCCGACAATATTACCACTTCATTCTACATGCCCGAAAACCGAAAGATCGCGAAGAAGGCTATTTCTCCGGCTTCCCCCGGTTATAATGCGGAAAGGAAGGGATATGATCTGAGACAGAAGCAACTGAAGTCTCCCGTTGCAGGTGCAACTGACAAACCTAATCTGCAAAACGGTGAGACGGAATATGCCCCGGATCTGGCTCCCTATATTGAATTTACAGGTGAGTTACGTCAGAATCTTGCAACCGGTGATACTCCTACCGAGCGTTTCGGAAGGGTGACCTACCGCATTTATCTGGGATATACGGCGGAAAACGATCCGGCCAATGATTATGATATAGAACGTAACGTACATTATACCTATAATGTGACCATTAAAGGCATGAATGATCTGGTTGTAGAAGCAAAATCGGACAAGGCGAAAGAGGAGGAACCCGCTCCCGGAGTAGAGGGGCTGGTGTATGACGCACACCGGTCATTCAATTTTGACTGTCATTATGAACAGGGACTGATGCGTTTTAAGAAAGATGAACTTGCTATCTTCAATCCGGACGGTACTCTGAAAGATGATGCCATGATTTCTTTTGCCATACGCACACCGTTCTGTGATAAGATTATCTCTTATACGAAAGCGGAATTGGAACAGTTGAAGAATAACAATTATATTCCTTCTAAAGAAAAAAAGGCTGATACGAACTGGCTCAAATTCTATATCCATCCAAGCACTCTGCCCGACAATGGAAACGAGGATATGCAATATTTCTCCGATACGGGTGCTAATCTGCTTTCGCTGGAGCAGTTTCTTTACAGGCTGATGAATGAACCTGATTATGTATTCAATGCGGCTTCGGGACTTTGTAAAGTAACTGTTTATGCCAATGAATATTTCTACGAACAAAATCCTATGCAGGAGAACGCTCCCAAGGATAAAAATTTGTGGAAAACCTTTGCCAACTCCCCGGATCGTACGTTTGATTTGCTGGTGAACACGTCGCATGAAATTTCTCCTGACGGACAGTCACGTTATCATCAAGCTATTGTAACCATTCGGCAAATGTCCATAAAAACGGTGTTTGTCAACAGTCCTGACGGTATGCGCGTTTGGGGAGTGGAGAATGTGAATGAAACCCCTGATTTGGATTGGTCTGTAAGAGGTCCCAGTGAAGCGGATGCTTTTTATAATAAATACTATTCCAATGGTTGGGCAAACACATGGTCTTTGATGAGCAGACGTACGGGAGGATTAGATGAAACCGATAATATAATGCCTGATCCGATGTTGAGAGGAAAAGAGAAAACTTTATGGCAAGTTATGACAAAAGTCAATAATGCGAAGTTGACACTAAGTAAAGATCACACCAACCTGGCTATGAAGTATTATCATGCTACATACGCCTGCTTCACCCCGTTCCTGAGAAACAGGGACAACAACCGTGACGGACAGATGCAGGCAAATGAAATGCAATGGTATATTCCTTCTATTTGTGAAGCAAACATGTTGTATGTAGCAGAGCGGGTATTGCCGTTAAAGAGCAGGCTTGTTGGGCACGCTCCGTCGGATAATGCTACAGCATTATTTACCTCAAGAGCTTTCATGGGAAGTACCAACTTGACATTGAACAGCCCTAATGCCATTATCTTTGTAGAAGAATCGCATAGTATGACCCCTTTATATAATTTTGATTACCAGAAAACGGCAAGTCCCGGAGAAAGAACTCCTTTTTCGGATGTGAGACTGATCAGGGATTTGGGAATCTTGGAAACCTCGGAGGATCATAGTTATCATCTTGATGAAATAGGTAAGGAACTCAGCAAGACACTGATCAACAAATGGACAGAGCATGAGTATCTGATTTTCAGGGCTGACAATTTACCTGCTAATACTACCAGGGCCTCAAGAGCTATTTATGAACTTCCGGCACATAATGAGACTTCACAGATTAATACGATTTATCACAAAGGGTTCGAAGTTGCCCAATATATTGCGAATACGATAGACAAGCCGAAGGATTTGAAGAATCCTAACAGGAGCAGTGAATACTACTACGAAACCTGGACTACCTTGATGAGCGATATAGAGAAAGGAAACTCTCCGTGTGCTTATTATTATCAGAAACCGGATAAGAGTGATTTGGGGACATGGCGCTTGCCTAATGAGGCTGAACTGATGATAATGGCCGGCAGTTTGTTTGACTGGGATGACCGGGAGAAACCTAAAGTCTATGACTTTGGTGGTAATTTATCTTCTTTGAATATGAAAGATGGACAGGTAATCCATTCTCGGACAGGATTTTCTAAACGGGATATGAACGGAGGAAGATCATTTAGTGCCGGCTATCAGATGTA
- a CDS encoding DUF5042 domain-containing protein, with the protein MLKNIKYIRMMKAVRYSMITMSLVLCFISVSCRNEDTVSEQFFDEDAVTVRLNLTTRGVETGDSDLLDELSSDPFQWFKTGTLFPQAPAQPRIALMIFNRDLNRYVYNQLLPFNSTGVDGQYQINIRIPKGETEFYALYAPNQTGKDLPYYTPEGNLQNKIPWDFLGAGTEEISKEEFAGAAFPAIIKEQQDGSLGLPVNNPYDGVTPSPADEKIIDWKGTSVVAWTDLPGVSNRLHLSLLSGKTVASVLPASGKLAQEITVPLFRDFARIRVYLASAPRYGQVTYNYQRISFLNFPVLMSPSFRENDSEKTQLAASTPGTGKAMEHTGTYSYGVKNEGAQLTVYEAPLTAEGEIDYVAMEARLYEQFVVPQYLAPYIPESNSWQKKQNHPKIQLTLDYFTGGDESQTKTRTFLLDVGEETSPGVYSGPIYPNRDYKVFIVLPESSDKEIIYRVEPWNSKEVDLPPFQ; encoded by the coding sequence ATGTTGAAAAATATTAAATATATTCGTATGATGAAGGCTGTGAGGTACTCTATGATAACGATGTCACTGGTTCTTTGCTTTATTTCGGTATCCTGCCGAAATGAAGATACTGTTTCGGAACAGTTTTTCGATGAGGATGCTGTGACTGTCAGACTAAATCTTACAACCAGAGGTGTTGAAACCGGTGACAGCGATCTGCTGGATGAACTTTCCTCTGATCCTTTTCAGTGGTTTAAGACCGGTACTCTGTTTCCTCAGGCTCCCGCCCAGCCAAGGATAGCACTTATGATCTTTAACAGAGATTTGAATCGGTATGTGTATAATCAACTGCTTCCCTTCAATTCAACCGGGGTGGACGGACAATATCAGATCAATATACGTATTCCTAAGGGGGAAACCGAGTTTTATGCATTGTATGCTCCTAACCAGACAGGAAAGGATCTACCTTATTATACTCCTGAAGGCAATCTTCAGAATAAGATTCCATGGGACTTCCTGGGAGCTGGTACGGAGGAAATCTCCAAAGAGGAATTTGCAGGTGCTGCTTTTCCTGCTATTATTAAGGAACAGCAGGATGGAAGTTTGGGATTACCTGTGAATAATCCTTATGACGGTGTAACTCCTTCTCCAGCAGATGAAAAGATTATTGACTGGAAAGGAACTTCTGTTGTCGCTTGGACAGATTTGCCCGGCGTGTCTAACAGACTACATTTGAGTTTGCTTTCGGGGAAAACGGTGGCATCTGTTCTGCCTGCATCAGGAAAGCTGGCGCAAGAGATAACAGTTCCCCTATTCCGTGATTTTGCCCGTATCAGAGTATATCTGGCAAGCGCACCCCGTTACGGTCAGGTTACGTATAATTACCAAAGGATTTCCTTTTTGAACTTTCCTGTATTGATGTCTCCCTCTTTCAGGGAAAATGATTCCGAGAAAACTCAGTTGGCTGCCTCCACCCCAGGAACAGGAAAGGCTATGGAACATACAGGTACATATTCTTATGGGGTAAAAAATGAAGGAGCACAATTGACTGTATACGAGGCTCCCCTTACTGCCGAGGGAGAGATTGATTATGTGGCAATGGAAGCTCGATTATACGAACAGTTTGTTGTGCCCCAGTATCTGGCCCCTTATATTCCGGAAAGTAATTCCTGGCAGAAAAAGCAAAATCACCCGAAAATACAGTTGACATTGGATTATTTTACAGGAGGAGATGAATCACAAACAAAAACGAGGACTTTCCTGCTTGATGTTGGTGAGGAGACTTCTCCCGGAGTATATTCCGGTCCTATTTATCCGAATCGGGATTATAAAGTATTCATAGTCCTGCCGGAATCTTCAGATAAAGAGATTATTTACCGGGTTGAGCCTTGGAATAGTAAAGAGGTAGACCTTCCTCCATTCCAATGA